A stretch of Babesia bigemina genome assembly Bbig001, chromosome : III DNA encodes these proteins:
- a CDS encoding ThiF family protein, putative, giving the protein MSSQKDDPASRLKALERMGVVKDYSRVYRSTVLVVGVGGVGAVVAEMLTRCGVGKLILFDYDDVELANMNRLFYTPKQVGMSKVEAAKQTLNAINPQVQVDAVHANICKDYSTFYERICSGALGGGQVDLVLSCVDNYAARVTINKACCQANQIWMNSGVAENATSGQIQTCIPGMTGCFLCAPPYIVAVKGDESTIKRPDVCTASLPTTMGVVAGLLAHNALKHILQFGNVTKLLTYNSLQDYFPSYSIGCNPECNENYCLQRQEEKRAEREKALEEERAAAEATSSAYEPVEHESNEYEIAVVSEDELQDVKATGTAAAEAKPSQAPAEKLSLKELRERLRNVSTSG; this is encoded by the exons ATGTCGTCGCAAAAAGATGACCCTGCCTCGAGGCTGAAGGCGCTCGAGCGCATGGGAGTCGTCAAGGACTACAGCAGGGTGTACCGGTCCACTGTGCTCGTCGTTGGAGTCGGCGGAGTGGGCGCCGTGGTTGCAGAAATGCTGACGCGGTGTGGAGTCGGCAAGCTCATCCTGTTCGACTAcgacgacgttgagctgGCGAATATGAACAGGCTCTTCTACACCCCCAAGCAGGTTGGAATGTCCAAAGTGGAG GCTGCCAAGCAGACACTCAATGCGATTAACCCGCAAGTTCAAGTGGACGCCGTCCATGCGAACATCTGCAAGGACTACTCCACCTTCTACGAACGTATATGCAGCGGCGCCCTTGGCGGTGGACAGGTAGACCTCGTGCTGTCCTGCGTCGACAACTACGCTGCGAGGGTCACAATCAACAAGGCATGCTGCCAGGCGAACCAGATTTGGATGAATTCGGGAGTGGCAGAAAATGCAACCAGCGGGCAGATACAGACGTGCATACCGGGGATGACTGGATGCTTCCTGTGCGCGCCCCCGTACATTGTGGCTGTTAAAGGCGACGAAAGCACCATCAAAAGGCCAGATGTGTGCACGGCCAGCCTGCCCACCACCATGGGTGTGGTAGCCGGGCTGCTGGCGCACAACGCCCTCAAACACATCCTCCAGTTCGGCAACGTCACTAAACTGCTCACTTACAACTCCCTGCAGGACTACTTCCCGTCGTACTCGATCGGTTGCAACCCTGAATGCAACGAGAACTACTGCCTGCAGAGGCAGGAGGAGAAGCGGGCAGAGCGTGAAAAGGCACTGGAGGAGGAAAGAGCAGCAGCGGAAGCAACCTCGAGCGCGTACGAACCAGTAGAACACGAGAGTAACGAGTACGAAATCGCTGTAGTCTCGGAGGACGAGCTCCAGGATGTCAAGGCAACTGGAACGGCTGCCGCAGAGGCCAAACCGAGCCAGGCTCCTGCGGAAAAGCTGTCACTCAAGGAACTCAGAGAACGCCTTAGAAACGTATCCACGAGCGGCTGA